The following are encoded together in the Burkholderiaceae bacterium DAT-1 genome:
- the rsxB gene encoding electron transport complex subunit RsxB, whose translation MSWIILLIALIVPVLLLMQAMRGVRAQVQRESTVPLADRIDALLPQTQCGQCTYTGCRPYAEAIAEGKADINQCPPGGELGVRKLAALLERPYKPLDPAFGTTLPFAVARIDEDTCIGCTLCIQACPVDAIIGASKQMHSIIEDACTGCELCIAPCPVDCISMVEPGSPRAPKKKAYPVFKMKVSK comes from the coding sequence ATGAGCTGGATCATTCTCCTCATCGCCCTGATCGTGCCCGTGCTACTGCTGATGCAGGCCATGCGTGGCGTGCGTGCACAGGTGCAGCGCGAATCCACGGTGCCACTGGCCGACCGCATCGATGCGCTACTGCCGCAAACCCAGTGCGGGCAATGCACCTACACCGGTTGCCGCCCCTATGCAGAAGCCATTGCGGAAGGCAAAGCCGATATCAATCAATGTCCGCCCGGCGGCGAATTGGGTGTACGCAAGCTGGCCGCACTGCTCGAACGCCCCTACAAACCACTCGATCCGGCATTCGGCACCACCCTGCCCTTTGCGGTTGCACGCATTGACGAAGACACATGCATCGGCTGCACGCTGTGTATCCAGGCCTGTCCGGTGGATGCCATTATTGGTGCCAGCAAGCAAATGCATAGCATTATCGAAGATGCCTGCACCGGTTGCGAACTGTGTATCGCCCCCTGTCCGGTCGACTGCATCAGCATGGTCGAGCCCGGCAGTCCGCGTGCACCGAAAAAGAAAGCCTATCCAGTCTTCAAGATGAAGGTCAGCAAATGA
- a CDS encoding 4Fe-4S dicluster domain-containing protein, which translates to MSVALDTCSRCGDCLSACKEKLSPITLAELIVAGQDGQALQYGLDHCTGCGDCQVACPSELPLATLLIDSLNAHEQARWQALNANTWRERHQWREARLIRAKQDRAERLAAKAVNKLDDPHFAAPDKQARIEAAISRAAEQTPSLTATDDSQHSSDALDQAKRARIHAIMAKAQAKREGTPATAVSEPAEPAHPVTPAINAKHAKIAEAMAKAAALRAEQNKPT; encoded by the coding sequence ATGAGCGTGGCGCTGGATACCTGCAGCCGCTGCGGCGATTGCCTGAGCGCCTGCAAGGAAAAGCTCTCGCCGATTACGCTGGCAGAACTCATTGTAGCGGGTCAGGATGGCCAAGCCCTGCAGTACGGACTGGACCACTGCACCGGCTGCGGCGATTGCCAGGTGGCCTGCCCGAGTGAATTGCCACTGGCGACCCTGCTGATAGACTCACTCAACGCACACGAACAAGCACGCTGGCAGGCACTGAACGCCAATACGTGGCGGGAGCGCCATCAGTGGCGCGAGGCGCGACTCATTCGCGCCAAGCAGGATCGTGCCGAGCGCCTCGCGGCCAAAGCGGTGAACAAGCTCGACGACCCGCATTTCGCCGCGCCGGACAAACAGGCCCGCATCGAAGCAGCGATCTCCCGCGCAGCCGAACAAACCCCCTCACTGACCGCTACTGACGATAGCCAGCACAGCAGCGACGCGCTCGATCAAGCCAAACGTGCGCGTATCCACGCTATCATGGCCAAGGCACAAGCCAAACGTGAAGGCACGCCAGCAACAGCCGTCAGCGAACCGGCCGAGCCCGCGCACCCCGTCACACCCGCGATCAATGCCAAACATGCCAAGATCGCCGAAGCCATGGCAAAGGCCGCCGCCCTGCGCGCCGAGCAAAACAAACCAACATGA
- a CDS encoding quinone-dependent dihydroorotate dehydrogenase translates to MVYPLLRPLLFTLDAETAHNLTLKSLDLVHELGFARVFGTQESAQPVELMGLTFPNRVGLAAGLDKNGDHIDALGELGFGFIEIGTVTPRPQPGNPKPRLFRLPSAEAIINRMGFNNQGLDVLVKNVEKSQYRGILGINIGKNFDTPIEEAASDYLTCLTRVYPLASYITVNISSPNTKNLRQLQGADELERLLSALKDEQSKLTVKHSRYVPMVLKIAPDLEPDQIGEIARLLLEYRFDGVIATNTTLGRAGVEHLKHGNETGGLSGTPVRARSTSVIRQLSQVLGGKVPIIGVGGILEGHHATEKLEAGANLVQLYSGLIYRGPGLVGECVRATRSAR, encoded by the coding sequence ATGGTTTACCCGCTACTGCGCCCTCTCCTGTTTACGCTGGATGCTGAAACAGCCCACAACCTGACACTCAAGTCACTGGATCTGGTGCACGAACTGGGCTTTGCCCGCGTGTTCGGCACGCAGGAAAGCGCGCAGCCTGTCGAGCTGATGGGCCTGACCTTCCCCAATCGTGTGGGACTGGCCGCAGGTCTCGACAAGAATGGTGACCATATCGATGCGCTGGGTGAGCTCGGGTTCGGTTTTATCGAAATTGGAACGGTCACCCCGCGTCCACAGCCGGGCAATCCAAAACCGCGCCTGTTCCGCCTGCCTTCCGCCGAAGCCATCATCAACCGGATGGGCTTTAACAACCAAGGGCTGGATGTGCTGGTGAAAAATGTCGAGAAGTCGCAATATCGCGGCATTCTCGGCATCAATATCGGCAAGAATTTCGACACACCGATTGAAGAGGCAGCCAGCGACTATCTGACCTGCCTGACCCGCGTCTACCCGCTGGCGAGTTACATTACGGTGAATATCTCTTCGCCAAACACCAAGAATCTGCGCCAGCTGCAAGGCGCCGATGAACTGGAGCGCCTGCTGTCCGCGCTGAAGGATGAGCAATCCAAGCTCACGGTGAAGCACAGCCGCTATGTGCCGATGGTACTCAAGATTGCACCGGATCTCGAACCGGATCAGATTGGCGAAATTGCACGTCTGCTGCTGGAATATCGCTTCGATGGCGTCATCGCCACCAATACAACACTGGGCCGTGCGGGTGTCGAACACCTCAAGCATGGCAATGAAACTGGTGGCCTGTCTGGCACGCCGGTGCGCGCCCGCTCGACCAGCGTGATTCGCCAGCTGTCGCAGGTACTGGGCGGCAAGGTACCGATTATTGGCGTAGGCGGGATTCTCGAAGGCCATCATGCTACCGAGAAGCTGGAAGCAGGCGCCAATCTGGTGCAGCTGTATAGCGGCCTGATCTATCGCGGCCCGGGACTGGTCGGCGAGTGTGTGCGCGCCACCCGCTCGGCGCGCTGA
- the ampD gene encoding 1,6-anhydro-N-acetylmuramyl-L-alanine amidase AmpD, translating into MNIAADGWLQNVRRLVSPHADARPSGVAIDMIVIHCISLPAGEFGGDAILDLFSNTMDAHRYPSLHELVGLKVSAHFLIRRDGEIIQFVPTSARAWHAGQSLWKGRDRCNDFSVGIELEGTDDSAYTDDQYGSLNELLDAVCQRYPVQHVVGHEDIAPNRKTDPGRGFEWNRIGERPGLPDRVRT; encoded by the coding sequence ATGAACATCGCGGCAGACGGCTGGTTGCAGAATGTACGCAGACTTGTCTCTCCGCACGCCGATGCGCGCCCCAGTGGCGTTGCCATCGACATGATTGTCATTCACTGCATTTCCCTGCCCGCAGGAGAATTTGGCGGCGACGCCATTCTTGACCTCTTCAGCAACACAATGGACGCCCATCGCTACCCGTCCTTACATGAGCTAGTCGGACTCAAGGTCTCCGCCCACTTCCTCATCAGACGCGACGGTGAAATTATCCAGTTTGTGCCTACCTCAGCACGTGCATGGCATGCCGGTCAATCGCTCTGGAAAGGCCGCGACCGCTGCAATGACTTCTCGGTAGGAATTGAGCTGGAAGGCACGGACGACTCGGCCTATACAGATGATCAGTATGGCTCACTGAATGAATTACTTGATGCGGTGTGTCAACGCTATCCTGTGCAGCACGTTGTAGGGCATGAAGATATTGCACCAAACAGAAAAACAGACCCCGGACGTGGGTTTGAATGGAATCGGATTGGCGAACGACCCGGTTTGCCAGATCGTGTACGCACCTGA
- the folD gene encoding bifunctional methylenetetrahydrofolate dehydrogenase/methenyltetrahydrofolate cyclohydrolase FolD, with protein MTAQLLDGKAISESIIGNVRAAVEARVASGKRAPALAVILVGSDPASAVYVRNKKLACERAGFKSLSYEFDASLTETELLALVEKLNNDPEVDGILVQLPLPKHLNADRIIETINPHKDVDGFHPYNFGRLALKMPLLRPCTPRGAMTLLERTGVDLVGKDAVVIGASNIVGRPMALELLMARATVTVCHSKTRDLAEKVRAADIVVAGVGIPNFVKGDWIKPGAVVIDVGINRLESGKLCGDVEFDVAKEHASWITPVPGGVGPMTIATLMQNTLDANRLLHP; from the coding sequence ATGACAGCACAACTATTGGACGGCAAAGCCATTTCTGAATCCATCATCGGAAATGTCCGTGCAGCGGTAGAAGCGCGCGTGGCCTCGGGCAAGCGTGCGCCAGCACTCGCCGTGATTCTGGTTGGCAGTGATCCGGCATCTGCCGTATATGTGCGCAACAAGAAGCTCGCCTGCGAGCGCGCGGGTTTCAAATCGCTGTCCTATGAGTTCGATGCCTCACTGACCGAAACCGAATTGCTGGCACTGGTCGAAAAGCTGAATAACGATCCGGAAGTAGACGGCATTCTGGTGCAGCTGCCGCTCCCCAAGCATCTCAATGCCGACCGCATCATCGAAACCATCAATCCGCACAAGGATGTCGATGGCTTCCACCCGTACAACTTTGGCCGTCTGGCACTCAAGATGCCGCTGCTGCGCCCATGTACGCCGCGCGGCGCGATGACCCTGCTCGAGCGCACCGGTGTTGATCTGGTCGGCAAGGATGCAGTTGTGATTGGCGCATCCAATATCGTCGGCCGTCCGATGGCACTGGAACTGCTGATGGCACGCGCAACCGTCACCGTCTGCCATAGTAAAACCCGCGATCTGGCCGAAAAAGTTCGCGCAGCCGATATCGTCGTGGCGGGTGTGGGCATCCCGAATTTTGTGAAGGGTGACTGGATCAAGCCGGGTGCCGTGGTGATCGATGTAGGTATTAACCGTCTGGAGAGCGGCAAACTGTGTGGTGACGTCGAGTTCGATGTCGCCAAGGAACACGCCAGCTGGATTACCCCTGTACCGGGCGGCGTCGGTCCGATGACCATCGCCACATTGATGCAGAACACACTGGATGCCAACCGCCTGCTGCATCCTTGA
- the nth gene encoding endonuclease III — protein MNKLTRQIFFERLAAGNPKPTTELEYSTPFELLVAVVLSAQATDVGVNKATRRLFPIANTPDRMLALGQETLEDYIATIGLYRSKAKHVIELCRMLIDLHGGEVPDNREALEALPGVGRKTANVVLNTAFGHPTIAVDTHIFRVSNRTGLAPGKDVRAVEDKLLKVVPSEFRLDAHHWLILHGRYICKARKPDCPLCIVRDVCDYKAKTA, from the coding sequence ATGAACAAGCTCACCCGCCAGATATTCTTCGAACGACTTGCAGCTGGCAATCCCAAGCCCACGACCGAACTCGAATACAGCACGCCGTTCGAGCTGCTGGTTGCGGTCGTCCTTTCGGCGCAGGCCACCGATGTAGGCGTCAACAAGGCTACGCGACGCCTTTTCCCGATCGCCAATACACCGGACAGGATGCTGGCACTAGGCCAGGAGACGCTGGAGGACTATATTGCTACCATCGGCCTCTATCGCAGTAAGGCAAAGCATGTGATCGAACTCTGCCGCATGCTGATCGACCTGCATGGCGGCGAAGTACCGGATAATCGCGAGGCGCTGGAAGCCTTGCCCGGCGTGGGTCGTAAAACCGCCAATGTGGTATTGAACACGGCCTTCGGGCATCCGACGATTGCCGTCGACACCCATATTTTCCGGGTATCGAACCGAACCGGACTGGCACCGGGCAAGGACGTACGGGCAGTGGAGGATAAGCTGCTCAAGGTCGTACCATCCGAGTTCAGGCTGGATGCGCACCACTGGCTGATTTTGCATGGCCGCTATATCTGCAAGGCACGTAAACCAGATTGCCCCTTGTGCATCGTGCGTGATGTGTGTGATTACAAGGCAAAAACAGCGTAA
- a CDS encoding ABC transporter permease subunit, translated as MFKRYGPSSPMDGLPNRWDWALLPMILALLVAVGYVAMQMSRPFSIGQELPISLDPLYLPYYLLRTIMRMFIALFFSLLFAVAFASIAARSKTAEKIMIPAIDILQSIPVLGFQAIAVAPFIALFPGNLLGAECAAIFAIFTAQAWNMALSLYQSFKTVPPELNEASRIFRLSPWQRFWRLDLPFGTPGLLWNMMMSMSGGWFMLVFSEAILVAGQDIRLPGIGSYVKTAIDARDLGAIGWAISAMLIGILLYDQLFFRPLLAWADKFKFEESQGEQAQQSWLLDWMRRSKITLALTEKFWNKMSGALGWFKLHYDGTSIRSRQRPIDPRWERATDALFTALALIACWKMFVFVHSEIGWAEVGHVFKLGLLTLTRVMVMIALASIVWVPISVWLGLRPVYSQKIQAIAQFLAAFPVNLMFPLVVFVLVTFKINPNIGLTPLMVFGTQWYILFNVVAGASTIPNELRLAADNLGLKGWLKWKRVYLPAVFPSFVTGAITASGGSWNASIAVEYVTWGDVKLKADGLGSYIAMMTESGDFHRNALGMIVMCIFVLCLNRFFWRKLYLLAEDRSR; from the coding sequence ATGTTTAAACGATATGGCCCCAGCAGCCCAATGGATGGCCTGCCCAATCGCTGGGACTGGGCACTGCTGCCCATGATTCTCGCGCTACTGGTCGCGGTGGGCTATGTCGCCATGCAGATGAGCCGTCCCTTCTCCATCGGACAGGAACTGCCGATTTCGCTCGACCCGCTGTACCTGCCTTACTATCTGCTGCGCACCATCATGCGGATGTTTATCGCCTTGTTCTTCTCATTGCTGTTTGCAGTAGCGTTTGCATCCATTGCCGCGCGCTCAAAAACGGCAGAGAAAATCATGATTCCGGCCATCGACATTTTACAGTCGATCCCAGTACTGGGCTTTCAAGCCATTGCCGTCGCTCCTTTTATTGCCTTGTTTCCCGGTAATTTGCTTGGTGCTGAGTGCGCTGCCATTTTCGCGATTTTCACGGCTCAAGCCTGGAATATGGCGCTAAGCCTGTATCAGTCCTTTAAAACAGTTCCGCCAGAACTCAACGAGGCCTCGCGTATCTTCCGCCTGTCGCCATGGCAGCGATTCTGGCGACTGGATCTGCCATTTGGCACGCCCGGACTCCTGTGGAACATGATGATGTCCATGTCGGGTGGCTGGTTCATGCTGGTATTCTCCGAAGCGATTCTGGTGGCGGGACAGGATATCCGCCTGCCCGGCATTGGCTCCTATGTCAAAACCGCCATCGATGCCCGCGATCTGGGTGCGATTGGCTGGGCGATTTCAGCCATGCTGATCGGTATCTTGCTGTACGATCAGCTGTTCTTCCGCCCTCTACTGGCCTGGGCAGACAAGTTCAAGTTTGAAGAGTCTCAAGGTGAACAGGCACAGCAATCGTGGTTATTAGACTGGATGCGCCGCAGCAAAATCACCCTCGCTCTCACCGAAAAATTCTGGAACAAAATGTCCGGGGCGCTGGGTTGGTTCAAACTGCATTACGATGGCACGTCGATTCGCTCGCGCCAGCGGCCGATTGATCCGCGCTGGGAGCGCGCCACGGATGCCTTGTTTACCGCACTTGCCCTCATCGCCTGCTGGAAAATGTTCGTCTTTGTTCACTCGGAAATTGGCTGGGCAGAGGTCGGGCATGTCTTCAAACTGGGCCTGCTAACACTGACACGCGTGATGGTCATGATTGCCCTGGCGTCCATCGTGTGGGTGCCCATTTCGGTCTGGCTGGGTTTGCGCCCGGTGTACTCGCAGAAAATTCAGGCGATTGCCCAGTTTCTGGCGGCATTCCCGGTGAACCTGATGTTTCCGCTCGTGGTGTTTGTACTGGTCACCTTCAAGATCAACCCCAATATCGGCCTCACCCCGCTCATGGTGTTTGGCACCCAGTGGTACATCCTGTTCAATGTGGTGGCAGGCGCATCCACCATTCCGAACGAATTGCGGCTGGCGGCCGACAATCTCGGTTTGAAGGGCTGGCTCAAATGGAAGCGCGTGTACCTGCCCGCAGTCTTCCCGAGCTTTGTGACCGGTGCGATTACCGCAAGCGGTGGCTCCTGGAATGCCAGCATCGCCGTGGAATATGTGACCTGGGGCGACGTGAAACTCAAAGCCGACGGGCTGGGTAGCTATATTGCGATGATGACCGAATCCGGTGATTTCCATCGCAATGCACTCGGCATGATCGTGATGTGCATTTTCGTTCTCTGTCTGAATCGCTTTTTCTGGCGCAAGCTGTACCTGCTTGCAGAAGACAGAAGTAGGTAG
- a CDS encoding potassium transporter Kup has product MTGLVLGAIGVVYGDIGTSPLYTMQECFKPEYHVGAGQTGIFGIISLIFWAMLIVVSLKYVYVIMRADNRGEGGILALMALATRTQQRKRGQFSFMILFGIFGASLFYGDGMITPAISVLSAVEGLKVAAPSLSHYVIPICIVVLILLFSMQSRGTNTVGKLFGPIMVAWFIVLALLGIINIVKAPQVLAALSPTYALAFLYQHPGVAFMALGAVVLALTGAEAIYADMGHFGIKPIRYGWFAFVWPALILNYLGQGALILTNPEAVSNPFFNMAPQWALLPLVVMATAATVIASQAVISGAYSITWQAIQLGYIPRMSIQHTSEHEIGQIYIPGVNWPLLAAVIVLVLGFKESANLAAAYGIAVTLTMVITSILAFVVLGRRESVRQSAAKRYGLYALLTCFLLFDLSLFSSNLMKFLDGGWVPLLLAAIAFFVMNTWKSGRRHLFHRLHDGELPLDIFVESIESHPPTRVEGTSVFMTGSANTTPHALLHNLKHNKVLHEQVILLTIQSTDIPVVAIEDRLKVQRLGKSFLQVIATYGFKEEPSVPDIMSLLEQMHEIELDSMNTSFFLSKETLIRAPKPAMSWIRTFVFSIMQRNAARPTDFFQIPPNRVVEMGTQVEI; this is encoded by the coding sequence ATGACCGGACTGGTTCTGGGTGCAATCGGTGTCGTATATGGCGACATCGGAACATCCCCGCTTTATACGATGCAGGAATGCTTCAAGCCCGAGTATCACGTCGGCGCAGGCCAAACAGGCATCTTCGGTATCATTTCGCTGATTTTCTGGGCGATGCTGATCGTGGTATCGCTCAAATACGTTTACGTCATCATGCGTGCTGATAACCGTGGCGAAGGCGGGATTCTGGCGCTGATGGCACTGGCCACTCGCACCCAACAGCGAAAGCGCGGCCAGTTCTCCTTCATGATTCTGTTTGGCATTTTTGGCGCATCACTCTTTTACGGTGATGGCATGATCACACCGGCCATTTCAGTGCTTTCTGCAGTAGAAGGCTTGAAAGTCGCCGCCCCCTCTCTGTCCCACTATGTGATCCCGATCTGTATCGTGGTTCTGATTCTGCTCTTTTCCATGCAGTCCCGTGGCACCAATACAGTCGGCAAGCTGTTTGGCCCAATTATGGTTGCATGGTTCATAGTCCTAGCATTGCTAGGCATCATTAATATTGTCAAAGCGCCCCAGGTACTGGCAGCACTTTCTCCTACCTACGCACTGGCTTTTCTTTATCAACATCCCGGCGTCGCCTTCATGGCACTAGGTGCAGTCGTGCTGGCGCTGACTGGAGCGGAAGCGATTTATGCCGACATGGGTCACTTTGGCATCAAGCCTATCCGTTATGGCTGGTTTGCATTTGTCTGGCCTGCGTTGATTCTCAACTACCTCGGCCAGGGCGCTCTCATACTGACCAATCCAGAAGCAGTGAGTAATCCCTTCTTCAATATGGCGCCTCAGTGGGCGTTGCTTCCATTGGTCGTCATGGCGACTGCCGCGACTGTGATCGCCTCTCAAGCGGTCATATCAGGTGCATATTCCATTACCTGGCAGGCGATTCAGCTTGGCTACATTCCCCGTATGTCCATTCAGCACACTTCCGAACATGAAATCGGACAGATTTACATTCCGGGTGTGAACTGGCCTCTGCTGGCCGCAGTGATTGTGCTCGTACTCGGATTCAAAGAGTCCGCCAATCTAGCGGCAGCATATGGAATTGCAGTGACGCTTACGATGGTGATCACTAGCATTCTGGCATTTGTGGTGCTGGGAAGAAGAGAAAGCGTCAGGCAATCTGCGGCTAAACGCTATGGCTTATATGCTTTGCTGACATGCTTTCTGCTGTTCGATCTGTCACTCTTCTCCTCCAATCTGATGAAGTTCCTTGATGGCGGCTGGGTACCACTTCTACTCGCTGCCATCGCGTTCTTTGTCATGAACACTTGGAAAAGTGGTCGTCGACATCTCTTTCACCGTCTGCATGATGGTGAATTGCCGCTCGATATCTTCGTAGAGTCGATTGAGTCACATCCGCCGACCCGCGTCGAGGGCACCTCTGTATTCATGACAGGCAGTGCCAACACCACGCCACATGCATTGCTGCACAATCTAAAACACAATAAAGTACTGCATGAACAAGTGATTCTTCTCACGATTCAATCAACTGATATTCCAGTGGTTGCAATTGAAGATCGATTGAAGGTTCAACGCCTGGGCAAATCATTCCTGCAAGTCATTGCGACATACGGTTTTAAAGAGGAGCCGTCGGTACCCGATATCATGTCCTTGCTCGAGCAGATGCATGAAATCGAACTGGACAGCATGAACACCAGCTTCTTCCTATCGAAGGAAACGCTGATCCGCGCACCTAAACCTGCCATGAGCTGGATTCGTACTTTTGTTTTCTCGATCATGCAGCGCAATGCCGCGCGCCCGACCGACTTCTTCCAGATTCCGCCCAACCGGGTGGTAGAGATGGGAACGCAGGTCGAGATTTGA